Below is a window of Streptomyces sp. ITFR-16 DNA.
TGGTCTCCACGGGCACGCCCAGGCCGTGCCAGGTCTCCAGGGACCTGGTGTCCGGCCCGATCCGGCTGTCGCCGGCGAAGACGGTGGTGTGCAGCAGACGCGGGTCGACGCCGAGCCCCTCCGTCAGCAGCCGGTATCCCCAGTCGAGGCTGACCGGACCCTCGTAGTCGCCCAGCGACCAGCTGCCGAGCATCTCGAAGACCGTCAGATGTGTGGGGTCCCCGACCTCCTCCAGATCCGTGGTGCGCAGACACCTCTGCACGTTCACCAGCCGTGAGCCCAGCGGATGGGGCCGCCCCTCCAGGTACGGAGTGAGCGGGTGCATGCCGGAGGTGGTGAACAGGACGGGGTCGCCGGGCGGGGGCAGCAGCGTCGAACCGGTGATCCGGCGGTGGCCGCGCTCCTCGAAGAATTCGACGAATGTGCTGACCAGCTGTTCTGTCTTCATGGGATGACTCCTTCGCGTACTGCGGGGGAGGCACCGGAGAACGGAACCGTTCAGTCACCCGGCCGGGGCGGGAACACCCACAGCACTGCCGACGGACCGTTTCCGGTCGCCGGGGGAAGTGACGTCAGGCGGCGGCAACCGGCGAGCTGGTCGCTCGCGCGGTCGCGGTGGTGTGTGAGCCCGTGACGTTCATGCCCTCGACGATAGCGCGTGCCGGGACACCGGCGCGATGAGGTTTTCGGTGGTGGGCCGGTACGGGAAGGCGCCGGGCAGGGTGGGTGACGGGTCGAGGCGACACGGCGGGGATACGGGAAGCCGGCGAGCGGCGTGACTACCGTGAGCCTCGGATGTCGAGAACGCGGCCGCGTCTGCGTCCCAGGGACAGAGCGGCCAATGGTGGCCGCGCGACAGTGGAGGACGACACGTCATGGACCCCGAAGAGATCGCACAGGAGCTGGCCGACGCCGGCGAACTGCTGAGCAGCGCGACCATGGCCCGGCTGGCGTACAACGGACTCGACGGGCGGCCGCGCGTCGTCCCCATCGGGATCTTCTGGACCGGCGCCGAGATCATCATGTCCACCGCGGCCACGGCACCCAAGGTCAGGGCGCTGTCCGCCCGCCCCGACGTGGCCCTGACCATCGACGCCGGCGACAGCCCCGGCTCGGCCAGGACGCTTTCGGTGCGCGGCGTCGTGCACCTCACCCTGGTCGACGGGGTGGTCCCGGAATACCTCGCGGCCGCGCGGAAGAACTTCGACGCCGAGTACGCCGCCGAGTTCGAGCGGAACTGCCGGGCCATGTACGACCGGATGGCGCGCATCGCGGTCGAGCCGCGATGGGCGCGGTTCTACGACTTCGGGGCCGGCCGGGTGCCGCAGTTTCTCGCCGACCTCGCGAACAAGTCCCGGGAATAGCGGCCGCCGGTCGCTGTTGATCACAGCATGACTTCTGATGAGACGCGCGAGACGTTCGGACGGATCGGCATCTGGAGCGGTGCCCTGCACCTGTCACGGGCGGACGACGCCGGGAAGCGGGCGATCACGGAGGCGGTCGCCGAGCTGGAGGCGCTGGGATTCGGCACGCTCTGGCTGGGCGGCAGCCCGTCGCCCGAGGACGCCACGGCTGTCGTGGCCGCCACCCGCACCCTCACCGTCGCCACGGGCATCCTGAGCATCTGGGACCACCCGGCGGACGAGGTCGCGGCCCGGATCGCGGCGCTCGACGCGAGCGCCCGCAAGCGGTTCGTCCTCGGCCTCGGGGTCAGCCACGGCCCGATGGTGCCCCAGTACGCGAAGCCGTACAGCGCGATGGTGGCCTACCTCGACGCGCTGGACGCCGCGCCCGCGCCCGTGGCCCCCAGCCACCGTGTGCTCGCGGCGCTCGGCCCGAAGATGCTGAAGCTCGCGACCGCCCGGGCACGCGGCGCCCACCCCTACCTCGTCACCGCCGCCCACACGGCGGAGGCCCGCGAGGCCCTCGGCCCCGACGCGCTGCTGGCCCCGGAGCTCTCCGTGGTCCTCGACCCCGACCTGGACCGCGCCCGCACGACGGCCCGGGCCATGCTGGCGCGCTACCTCGAACTGCCCAACTACACGGACAACCTGCTGCGCCTGGGCTTCACGCAGGACGACCTCGACTCCGGCGGCAGCATCCGCCTCCTGGACGCCCTCTTCGCCCTGGGCGACGCCGAACAGGTCAAGGCCCGGACCCACCAGTACTTCGACGCGGGCGCCGACCACGTCGCCCTCCAGGTGGTAACGGCCACCGAGGGCAGCGCGGGCCTGCCGCTGCCCGAGTGGCGCGCGCTGGCGGAGGCGTTCGGCGAGGAGTTGTAGGGACCTGCGCAGGGCGGTCAGCCGTGGACGCACGCACGGCTGACCGCGCCTTCGTCCCCTACTGCCCCACCCGTCCGTCGATGCACTCGCGCAGCAGGTCCGCCTGGCCGCAGTGGCGGGCGTACTCCTCGATGCGGTGCACCATCAGCTCGCGGACCGATGTCCTGTCCTTGCCCAGGCGCTCGCCGAGATCGCGGTGCCGGGCCAGGGCCGTGTCGGTCTCGTTCTGTTCGCGCTCCAGGTCGTCGTAGGCGCCGTCGACCGCGGACTGCTCGCCGACGGCCCCGTCGAAGTCCGCGTCGCGCCCGCCGTAGAGCTTCGGCAGCGGCTCGTCGTCGGTGATCCAGTTGCGCCAGTCCCGTTCCACCTCGGCCAGGTGCCGGAGCAGGCCGAGCAGGGACAGGGTCGACGGCGGTACGGCGCGGCGGGCCAGCTGTTCGGGGGAGAGTCCCTCGCACTTCATCCGCAGGGTGAGCCGATAGCTCTTCAGGAAGTCCTGCAGCGTGGCGAGTTCGCCCTCGGAAGGGGGCCCCTCCCGGTCGCGGGGGTCGTCGGCCGGGTCGGTCCACATGTCGGGGTAGACGGTGGCCCGGGTCCAGCGCGCGGGTGTGTCGGGCATACGCGCCATCGTCGCGGGTCAGGCACCGTACGCGCCAATGGCTTTCGCGGGAGGTTAACCTGAGGCCTCCTCGGAAAGCGCCGGCACCGAACTGGCCGGGACACGAAGGAAGCGACGGACGATGACCGAGCCACCGCGCCGCAGACCGCGCGCCGACGCCCGGCGCAACAGGGACCGTCTGCTGGCCGAGGCGGACGAGGTCTTCCGGCAGGACGGCACGGGCGCACCCCTGGAGGCCGTCGCCCGCCGGGCCGGCGTCGCCATCGGCACGCTGTACGGGCATTTCCCCAACCGCCGCGCCCTCATCGGCGCGCTGCTGCGCGCCCGCAACCAGGCCCTCTTCGAGAACGGGGAGGCGCTGCTGGCCGACTCCTCCCCCACGCAGGCGCTCGTGCGGTGGGTGCGTGCGGTGGTCGAGCACGCCGCCGCGTACCAGGGGCTGGCCGCCGTACTGGCGGACGGGCTGGACGACCAGGAGTCCGAGCTCCATGCCTCCTGTGTCCGCATGACCGACATCGGCGACCGGCTGGTCGCCAACGCGCGTACGGCCGGTACGCTGCGGCGGGATGTGACCGGCGCGGACATCTTCGCCCTGATGAACGCCGCCGCCTGGACGCGCGAGCACATGAATCCCGAGCAGGCGGACCGGCTCGTGGCGCTGACCATGGACGGCATGCTCGTCCGGATGCCCTGAACGTCGGGGCCGGCTTGCGGGCTCAGCCCTTCCTGACCGCCTCGCCCACCTCGGACGGCGAGGTGCGCCAGGGGGCGCCGTGGCCCGGAAGGACCCAGGAGGCCGCCAGCGGGGCGATCCGGTCGAGGGAGGCGAGCGCTTCGGCCGGGTCGTCCGTGAAGGGGGCGGGCTGCGGGCCCGTGCGTCCCGTGAGGACATGGCGGGTGGTGAGGGCGTCCCCGACGAAGACCGCGTCGGCGAGCGGGACATGGACCGCCACGCTGCCCGGGGAGTGGCCGGGCATGCCCACGATCACCGGGCTTCCGGGCAGGTCCAGAACGTCTCCGTCGGCGATCTCGACCACTTCGCCGACGTAGTGCGTGCGCAGCCCGTTCTTGCGGAGGCCGTACCCGAAGAACTTCAGGGCCGGTCCCGGACGCAGGGGGCCGACCGGGGTCTTGGGCTTCTCCCCCGTGCGGGCGCGGTCGGCGTCGGCGGCGTGCACGAACACCGGCACACCGTGCTCGCGGCGCAGCCGGTCGGCGAAGCCGATGTGGTCCGAGTCGCCGTGCGTCAGGACGAGGCCGCGGATGTCGTCGGCGGACTTGCCCAGCGCGCGCAGCTCCCGCTGGAGGTCGCGCCAGTGTCCGGGCAGACCCGCGTCGACGAGCGTGATGCCCTCGGGCGTGTCGATGAGGTAGCAGGCCACCACGTCGTTGCCGAGGCGGTGCAGCTGGGGTGCGAGTCTCATGGGACCTCTCCCGGTCGGAGCGGGGGGATATCGATAGCTACGATACTTAGCTATGATGGCTACAGTCAATAGCCATCAGATGGGAGGGCGCACCATGCCGACCCCGGAGAAGACCTCGCTCACCCGCATCGTCGCCGCAGGCCGCGATCTGCTGGAGGCGGGCGGCCGGCAGGGGCTGACGATGCAGAGAGTCGCCGAGCGGGTGGGCGTGCGGGCGCCGTCGCTGTACAAGCACGTCAGCAACCGGGCGGCCCTGCTCACCGCGGTGGCCGTGGCCACCCTCGACGACCTCATCGCCCTCCTGGAGTCGACCGACGGCTCGCTCGAGGAGCTGGCGCGCTGCTACCGGCGGTTCGCCGAGACCCGCCCGGAGGGGTTCCGGCTGATCAACTCCCCGTACGCACCGCCCGAGGCCCTCGCCCGCGCGGCGGCCCCGGTGCTCCGGGCCTCCGGGGAACTCGTGGGCGAGCGCGAGGCGCTCGATGCCGCCCGGCTGCTGACTGCCTGGCTCACCGGCTTCATCGGCATGGAACTCAACGGCGCCTTCCGGCTGGGGGGCGACATCGACCGTGCCTTCGCCTACGGCCTGGCCGGCATGCGCCGCGCACTGACGGGCGGTCAGCAGGCCCCGCCCGTCTGACCGTCGGGGCAGCGGCCCGTCTCCTCGCACGGCGCTCCCCCAGACGGGCCTCGCGCCCCCTTCGCCCACGCGCCCGGTCATACTGGTGCCGACCAGCACAGGGCGGGGCCACAGGCGGCGCATGACGTACGGGGTGGACGGGTGGGTGTGCCGGAGCGCATTGGTGTGTACGCCGTGGAGCGGGAGTTGGGCGCCGGCGGCATGGGCACCGTCTATCTGGGCCGCTCGCGCGGCGGGCGTCCGGTGGCCGTGAAGGTGGCCCGGCCCGAGCTGGCGGCCGACCCGCACTTCCGGGAGCGCTTCCGCGCGGAGGTCGCGGCCGCCCGCCGGGTGGGCGGCTTCCACACGGCACCGGTCGTGGACGCGGACCCCGAGGCCGCGTCCCCCTGGCTCGCCACGGCATACACCCCGGGGCCCACCCTGGCCGCCCTCCTCACCTCTGGGGGGGGCCGATGGGCGAGGAGCCGCTGCGGCAGCTGGGGGCGGCGCTCGCCGAGGCACTGGCAGCGATCCACAGCTGTGGTCTGGTCCACCGCGACCTCAAGCCCGGCAACATCATCATGGCCGCCGACGGCCCCCGGGTGCTGGACTTCGGCATCGCGCGGGCCATGGAGTCGACCCGGCTGACCTCCACCGGAGTGGCCTTCGGGACCCCGGGGTTCCTGGCACCCGAGCAGGCCATGGGCG
It encodes the following:
- a CDS encoding LLM class F420-dependent oxidoreductase, with translation MTSDETRETFGRIGIWSGALHLSRADDAGKRAITEAVAELEALGFGTLWLGGSPSPEDATAVVAATRTLTVATGILSIWDHPADEVAARIAALDASARKRFVLGLGVSHGPMVPQYAKPYSAMVAYLDALDAAPAPVAPSHRVLAALGPKMLKLATARARGAHPYLVTAAHTAEAREALGPDALLAPELSVVLDPDLDRARTTARAMLARYLELPNYTDNLLRLGFTQDDLDSGGSIRLLDALFALGDAEQVKARTHQYFDAGADHVALQVVTATEGSAGLPLPEWRALAEAFGEEL
- a CDS encoding DUF664 domain-containing protein, producing the protein MPDTPARWTRATVYPDMWTDPADDPRDREGPPSEGELATLQDFLKSYRLTLRMKCEGLSPEQLARRAVPPSTLSLLGLLRHLAEVERDWRNWITDDEPLPKLYGGRDADFDGAVGEQSAVDGAYDDLEREQNETDTALARHRDLGERLGKDRTSVRELMVHRIEEYARHCGQADLLRECIDGRVGQ
- a CDS encoding helix-turn-helix domain-containing protein; the protein is MTEPPRRRPRADARRNRDRLLAEADEVFRQDGTGAPLEAVARRAGVAIGTLYGHFPNRRALIGALLRARNQALFENGEALLADSSPTQALVRWVRAVVEHAAAYQGLAAVLADGLDDQESELHASCVRMTDIGDRLVANARTAGTLRRDVTGADIFALMNAAAWTREHMNPEQADRLVALTMDGMLVRMP
- a CDS encoding MBL fold metallo-hydrolase — encoded protein: MRLAPQLHRLGNDVVACYLIDTPEGITLVDAGLPGHWRDLQRELRALGKSADDIRGLVLTHGDSDHIGFADRLRREHGVPVFVHAADADRARTGEKPKTPVGPLRPGPALKFFGYGLRKNGLRTHYVGEVVEIADGDVLDLPGSPVIVGMPGHSPGSVAVHVPLADAVFVGDALTTRHVLTGRTGPQPAPFTDDPAEALASLDRIAPLAASWVLPGHGAPWRTSPSEVGEAVRKG
- a CDS encoding WHG domain-containing protein, which gives rise to MPTPEKTSLTRIVAAGRDLLEAGGRQGLTMQRVAERVGVRAPSLYKHVSNRAALLTAVAVATLDDLIALLESTDGSLEELARCYRRFAETRPEGFRLINSPYAPPEALARAAAPVLRASGELVGEREALDAARLLTAWLTGFIGMELNGAFRLGGDIDRAFAYGLAGMRRALTGGQQAPPV
- a CDS encoding pyridoxamine 5'-phosphate oxidase family protein — translated: MDPEEIAQELADAGELLSSATMARLAYNGLDGRPRVVPIGIFWTGAEIIMSTAATAPKVRALSARPDVALTIDAGDSPGSARTLSVRGVVHLTLVDGVVPEYLAAARKNFDAEYAAEFERNCRAMYDRMARIAVEPRWARFYDFGAGRVPQFLADLANKSRE